Proteins from one Pontibacter korlensis genomic window:
- a CDS encoding purine-nucleoside phosphorylase has translation MMQQLQESAEYLKKHIGDLAPEFGIILGTGLGALVNELEISHAISYAEIPNFPVSTVESHSGKLTFGHLAGRPVVVMQGRFHYYEGYNMDQVVFPVRVMKLLGVKKLFVSNAAGGLNPRFDTSDLMVITDHINLQPSNPLIGKNLDELGPRFPDMSDVYDEHMVREAMVIAEDAGFTVQEGVYVSVPGPMLETPAEYRYLSFIGADAVGMSTVPEVIAARHMGMPVFAVSVITDMCTPDRIKKVKLSDILEAAAIAEPRMTLLIRELVRRS, from the coding sequence ATGATGCAGCAACTACAGGAATCAGCGGAATATTTAAAGAAGCACATCGGGGACTTAGCACCTGAATTTGGAATTATACTGGGCACAGGCTTAGGAGCCTTGGTAAACGAGCTGGAGATAAGCCATGCTATCTCTTACGCCGAGATTCCAAACTTTCCTGTTTCTACCGTAGAGAGCCACTCAGGCAAGCTTACCTTCGGACACTTGGCAGGACGCCCTGTGGTGGTCATGCAAGGCAGGTTCCATTACTACGAAGGGTATAACATGGACCAGGTGGTATTTCCGGTGCGTGTAATGAAGCTGTTAGGCGTTAAGAAGCTGTTTGTTTCTAATGCAGCCGGAGGCTTGAACCCACGCTTCGACACCAGTGACCTGATGGTGATCACGGATCACATAAACCTGCAGCCAAGCAACCCACTTATTGGTAAGAACCTGGATGAGCTGGGCCCACGTTTCCCGGACATGAGCGACGTGTATGACGAGCACATGGTACGTGAGGCAATGGTTATTGCTGAGGATGCTGGATTTACTGTGCAGGAAGGGGTGTACGTAAGTGTACCTGGCCCTATGCTGGAAACACCTGCTGAGTACAGGTACTTAAGCTTTATCGGTGCCGATGCAGTTGGTATGTCTACCGTGCCTGAGGTAATTGCTGCCCGCCACATGGGTATGCCTGTATTTGCTGTTTCGGTTATTACAGACATGTGTACTCCAGATCGCATTAAGAAAGTAAAGCTGTCTGACATATTAGAAGCAGCCGCCATAGCAGAGCCCCGTATGACTTTGCTTATCCGGGAGTTAGTACGACGCAGCTAA